TATTTGTCTGAAAATATTGCCAATTTGAGCGTTTGCCTAGCTAAGGCCGTTCGCATGCTCGAATCCATTGAACTTCTTGATATGAATGGCCACATTAGCTGCCGATTGCCTGGGGATGAGTCCAAGTTTTTGATCAACGCTCGGGCCGCAAGTCGCGCATCCATTCGGGCAAGGGACATCGTTGTATGCAATGCCGACGGAAAGCCAGAACCAGGTTATCCCGAACCACCGAGTGAAGTGCATATTCACGCGGAGATATACCGCCGGCGTAATGATGTCGGATCAATCATTCACAATCATCCACACTGGCAGACCGTCTTAGGGATCGCGGATATACCCTTTAAACCGGTATTTTCAATTGGTTCATTTGTTGAGAATGCGGTTTTTTACGAGCGGTCAAGCCTCGTAAATACACGTGAGATGGGCGAAGAACTCGCAACTCTCCTCGATGACCAGAGAGCCATCCAAATTCGTCATCATGGCGCGGTCGTCGTGGGACATACCGTTGAAGAAGCGTTTGTGACCTCTGTGTTCATGGAGGAAAATGCAAAGAAACAGTATCAAGCTCACTTGTTAAATCCCGACCATCGCGTCTTAGAGGGAGCGAATTTAGAAAGAACTCGTGAATCGAATTGGTCTCCGAGCATCGTTAGAAAGGTCTGGAATTACCATGAGGAGAAATCGAGACTCACTGGGTGCTTGAACGGCATTGAGGGAGAATTTGTGGACAGATGATACAAGAGGCGGTGGGTTAAGATGATGAGTGAAGACCAGAATCGAACGCTAACTCGCGTTGGAAAAGGTACACCAATGGGCGAATTGCTGCGCCGGTACTGGTATCCGGTTGCGGCGGAAGTTGAACTGGAACAGAAGTGGACGAAACGAGTTCGATTGTTGGGGGAAGATCTTGTTTTATACCGGGATCGTTCAGGCAATCTCGGATTGATTGCGGAGAAATGCCCTCACCGCGGAGCATCCATGGTTTATGGCATTCCCGAAACAGACGGAATCCGCTGTGCTTATCATGGTTGGTATTTTGACGCGACAGGTCAGTGCATCGAACAACCGAATGAACCGGAAACTAGTACTTTTAAAGAGAGAATTCGTATTTCAGGATATCGCGTGGAAAAGTTAGGTGGGCTCATTTTTGCGTACCTGGGGCCTGATCCAGCACCTCTCCTGCCTAGGTATGACGCCTTTGCTGTCGACAGAGCAATTCGCGTTGTAGGTCAAGCGATTTTGCCGGTTAATTTCCTTCAAGTAATGGAAA
This is a stretch of genomic DNA from Alicyclobacillus dauci. It encodes these proteins:
- a CDS encoding class II aldolase/adducin family protein; this encodes MSENIANLSVCLAKAVRMLESIELLDMNGHISCRLPGDESKFLINARAASRASIRARDIVVCNADGKPEPGYPEPPSEVHIHAEIYRRRNDVGSIIHNHPHWQTVLGIADIPFKPVFSIGSFVENAVFYERSSLVNTREMGEELATLLDDQRAIQIRHHGAVVVGHTVEEAFVTSVFMEENAKKQYQAHLLNPDHRVLEGANLERTRESNWSPSIVRKVWNYHEEKSRLTGCLNGIEGEFVDR